A region of the Chryseobacterium gotjawalense genome:
CACAAATGGAATTAAAATGTAGACTTTCATTTATTAATTTTATTATTTTACCTACTCGTTAGCTTTTCGGATTCCGCTTTAATTTTATATAAGAGTAGTGATTATTTCATTCGAAATCATATTTCATTAAAAAAAAATCATCTTGACGTTTATACTTTAATAAATCAATGTATTATTTATAACTGTTATGAAATTAAAACTGGTGAAAAAAACCAAGAAAATTATACCACATTTTTAGCATAGTTCTATATTTTCAGAAGTTTTTATTTGTAGTTTATTTTGTGATTTAATTCAATTGGATTATTATTTTCTCTCATCTGCTTTTGAATATTTTCTGTTAACTGTTTAAAATTCATGTCAACAGGGTTGCCGTTTTCGTCGGCTACTTTGTACTTCACACCTTTGCTCTTAATTTCAGAAAACGGATCTGAATAATAATTTTTTTGTAATTTGTTGTAGTTTTCCCAACTTATTTCTTTTCCCTTTCTCAGATTGAACATTTTATTACCGTTATGATTTTTGATTTCTGCCAGGCTAAAATCATAATCTCCCTTATCATCGGATATTTTCACAATAAGTCCCGGCAATCCATTAAAAATATAGGGTCCGTCCTGAACTGGTATTTTGGGATCAAACCAGGCGGTCCAATTTCTACCTCCATATTTCACAGTCGCTTTTTGACATTCCATCTCGCCCATTTTACTTTTTTCGGGCAGTACTTCCCAAACAAGCTGATCTTCGATGGTTAAAAAGAATTCGTCATTCATCATCGGAGTGGTAATGTTTTTTATGACTTCCTTATTTTCTTTGTTTTTTACAATGTACAGTTGGTCATAAGTCATTTTTTCTACAGATTTATAGCCTATTTTCTCTTTTAATGAATCCGACAGTCTTGCCTTCTCCGATCTGAATACAGATTGCTTTTCTGATCGATCCAAATAATACATCGCTGTCGTGAGATTTTCATTGGCAGAATTAGATTTGAATTTTAATTCATAAACAAATGTTAGATTTTGTGCTGTTAAAAACTTCGACGATAACAGCAGCACGAAAAGTATTTTTTTCATAAAATTATTCATAAAGTGGGTCTTATAGAACCTATAAAATGCTCAGCTAAAGTTAAAATCCATAAAAATACGATTGAAATTATTTTTTACTAATAATCGATTTTATAATTCAACTCAATGGGATTGTTGTTTTCCAACAGCATTTTCTGTGTTTCTTTTGTTCTTTCCCGGTAATTAATCTCAACAGTACCACCGTTTCCGTTATCTTGAACAACTTTCATCCCTTTCGTTTTTGCAAAGGAATAAGGGCTGTCAAAATAATTTTGCAATATCTTATTAAATTGATTCCAGGTTATCTGTTTACCGTTTTCTGTTTCATACAAGGAATGATCCGCTAAGTTTTTTATCTCCGTGGCTGTGAAAATATAATCTTCCCGCTCATCCTGAATTTGCAAAATAAGACCCGGAAGTCCATGAAAATAATAAGGGCCTTCTGAAACTGCAATTTCTTTAGTAAACCACGCCGACCAATTTCTACCACCGTACTCCACTTCCGCTTTTTGGCAATTAAAATTTGCAATTACTGCAGTTTCCGGTAAAATTTTCCATTTTAACTGATCTTCGATTTTAATGAAAAATCTGTCACGACTCATTGGTGAAACAAAATGCTTTTTAATAACCGCATGATCCTGTTCTTTGGTCAGATAGAGCTCAAAATAAGGATCTGTATTATATCCCGAACCAAATCCTGTTTTATTGATAAGCGAGTCAGATGCTCTGCGCGTTTCTGTACGGAAAACTGATTTGCCCTGTAAAATATCGAGCTTATATTGCTGCTTTTTTATTTTGTCTTTTTGATCCGGATTGGGTTTGTAAATAAGCTCGTAGGAAATGGTGGCGTTTTGCGCAAATGCTGTTAAACTGAAAACGCACAGCATTAAAAAGATTATTTTATGCAATAAAAAAAGGATAACCCTCAGTAGAATAGCACTCATAGTTTTAATATTTTATCAATCCCTTTCAAAATTCATTTAATGATTTAGCTCAATAGGATTATTATCATGAATTTCTATTTCTTTTGCCTTTCTATCAATTTCATTTAAGAATTTTTGTTTTTCCTCATTACTGTGAAAATACATTTCTCCGGTAAAAGCCTTGTTTCTAAAAGTTGCTAGTGGGGATTTCCTTTCATCTTCAGTAATTCTATTATATACCGCTAAAGAAGTTGGTTTAACTTTTTCGTATGTTTTGTCCTCTAAAACAACATAATTAGATCTTTGTTTTTTCACAGATAAAATTTGAAATAGATGGGTATTGGTTTTATCTGAAATTTTCAAAATTAAGCCAGGTAATCCGTAGAATTTATACGGTCCATCGGATATAGGGATTTCGTCAGTGTACCATGCAGTCCAATATCTTCCGGCAAAATAAATAGTTGCTTTTTGAACTGCAAAACCCAATATGCTGTCTTTTTCATTTGAAATTTCCCAATTCATCTCTCTATCATCTTTGACTTTTAAAACTGGATCAATCAGGTGATTAGTAGTGTAAAAATGCATTAAGTTTTGGATGTGATTTTTTTCAATAACATATCTCACTTTTGTCGATATGTCTGGGAATGATGAAATTCCCAGGCTTGATTTTGCTGTCATGGTTGAGTCAGAGATGATATGTTTCAGACCAGTGAAAACAGATTTTTTTTCTTTGGCATTAAAATCTAAAACTACAATTTCATCGGTGCTAACATCTTTGTTCAAAGTATCTGTAACATATTTATAATGATATGTAAATCGAGTATCTTGAGAAAAATATATGGCCGGTAAAATCAAACAAATTATTATTAAATATTTCATAATTTTTTTTAAAAAATTTGAAAAGTTACTTTTTATGAAAACTTTTCTATAGGTAAGATTTAATGAGGATATTTAGTTAAGCCGTTTTTCAATTTCAATAGAATTCGTCATACGCCGCATTTGTTTTGAAAGTTCACTGTCTAAATTTTTTATGCCTTTTCGAATTTTCAAGATGTTTCCATCATTCAGGAGGAATGTATAATTACTGTTTGAAATGTGCATTTCTTTGATGTTTGCATTAGGATCTTTGTACCCATCATCAATAAGTTTATTCAACTGCATTTGGGTAATTTCTTTTTCTTTTTTTGAAAAATCATGTAATTCTGCATTTTTATTTTTTTTAACTTCTACCAAGCTAAATTCGTGGTTCTTTTCTTCATCATAGATTTCAACAATCAATCCTGGTAATCCCGAAAATTTATATGGACCTTCAGAAACCGGAATTTCTTTTGTAAACCAAGCAATCCAATTTCGTCCTTTAAAATTTGTTTCTGCTTTCTGACATAGATAGTCTCTTATTTTTTTTTCTTCATTCGCGAGAGCCCATTTCGGACGACTTTTTTCTGTGATTTTCATTCGAATCCCAGAATAAACTGTATGGTATATCATTTTGTCCTTCAATAAATCTTTGGTTATATTATACGTCAGGTTAGAATTGTGTTGTAGAAAAAACAGCCTTTGTACCGCTGCTGCTCCATTTTTACTTAAAATTGAGTCATTATATCTTTTGGCATCATTATAAAAATTAGATTCTTTTTTGCTGAGATCAACATCGAGGGTCATGATATCTTGAACGATGGAATCTTTTTTATTACCGTCTGGTATAAAACTATATCTGTAATGAAACCGGTATTGAGAAAATGAAATTAAAAACGAAAAAAGCATTAAAGCTGAAAATATTTTTTTCATAAAAATGTTTTATTTGTTTTTGCCATTATTGATCTTTCAAACTTAACATTAATATTTGGAGCAAAGATGAAAGCTATATCGAAATTGATAAATCTTGGGATATTAATTACTTAAATGTTTGACATTTAGTGTTTTATAGATATGGCATTACAAGATTTATAAATTAAAATAGTGAAAACTCAGCTCAGAAATTAATAAATTTTCTTGTATTTAGGTTTTATATTTTTGTATTGCAATCAATCAAATTTCCAAATCCTAAATTTTCTGCACCGCCTTTTAAACCTAAAAGTTGGCTTCCTTCTCTTGTAGTTTCGGCAAAATTTTGGATTATTTTGCCGTAGTATATATTGACGATTCTAAGGTTATAACTCCTTTTTCGAAATTTTTTTTAAAATTTTCCATCGTACAAATATTTGATATTTTCAGTGATCGATTAAGCTGTTCGGATGCCGCTGTATTTTATATTTCAACTGTGAGTATATCCTCAGTATTATACAAACAAACTAGGTACACCAAAATTGAAAATATCTAATTATATTGGATATCGACTTCTAGTTGCTTAATAGATTGGGAAATTCATTGTTTTTTAATCAGCTTAAGCAAATACTGTTCGGAAGAAAGTCCGGTAGAAGATCCCAAAATTTTCAGATTACTATCAACTAATACCGTATAAGGAATGGCTGTATTGAATTTCAGTAATATTTGCAAATCGTTAAAAGACGGGTTTTTCTTGTCTATAAGGAGCTGCTTCCAAGGCATTTGTTCTTTCAAAAGTGCATTTTTCCATGAGTTTTTATCATCATCCGTAGAGATAGAAATAAATTCTATGTTTTCTCCATTGCGATCATATGCTTTTTTAAGCATAGGAATCTCCAATCTGCAAGGACCACACCAACTTGCCCAAAAAACAATGAGGTGTTTTTTATAATGAGGATCCAACATAGCAACTCTATTTCCCTGTGTATTTTCTAATAGAGGAAATGTTATTTTTCCAATTTCTTTTGCTTTATTATTGTATTCTAAAAGTTCTTTATATGGTTTGCTCTGCTTAATATTATCATCAAACAATTTGAGAAAATCATCAGTCTGATGGCTGTTAAAAACAGTTTTATTATCAATAAGCTTATAAAGGATATGATATGAAAAAGGATATTTTTTGAGTTTTTCTTTTATCATATTTACATTGCCGGGAGTGTTGTTTGTAAAAATTGGGTCGCCGGTATTAAATAATGCCTCCGTTTGCCTGCCTGCCTGTATTTTAGAGATGGAGATATCCGCAAAGATTACGTCTGGAGAAGTTATAATATTTCCAGGAGTATATTCTATAAGGTTTCCTTTTATTTTTATTACAGGATCTGTCATAAAAGTTGGAGACCCCCATTTAGGGACATTGGTAGTATATGATATAACCCTCTGAACGTTCTTTTTGTCTCTGTGAAATATGCCAATATAGAAGGGCAACTCGTCTTTCACTTCGTAATTCATTTCAAAGTGTCCTTTTGAAGTTGCTGCACTATCTATTTTATCGAGCATAGACCATTTAAATAAATAAACGGTACCATCCGGAAGATTGGGGATATCCCCAACAATCTTGACGGTTTGCTTATTGTTGCATGAATAAGTAAATACTGCAAAAAATAAAAGATAAAGAAATAGTCTTTTTTTATTTTTTTTCATTTTCATTTTTTAATCATTAAAATGGTTTAATTAAAATGTTTTAAATTATCTCGCGTTATTACTGACATTTCAAACTTAATGTTAATATTTGAAGAAAAGATAAAATGGATATCGAAATTGATAAATCTTGGGATATAATATTATTATATTGTTGATATTAAGTCATTTGTACGATACAATTACAAAAATGACGTGTTTTAAATTTAAAATATTAACTCTTAATTTTTAAGATTTTCCTCTAAAAACTGTGCTAATTCTTCTGGCGAAATATTTTTTTTAATAATATTTCCCTCCGCATCTAAAAGAAATGTTGTGGGAAATTGATTGATATTATATTTCTTTGCTTCTACCCCATTTTCATCCAAAACATTTTGCCAAGATAGATTGTTTTTATCAACGGTTTTCCGCCAGTTAGCAATATCTAGTGTCCTGTCTGTAGAGAATACTATAATTTCAAAACCTTTGTCTTTGTAGCACTTTGTAAAACATTGCCTTTTTAGTTTATTTGATGAAAAGTGTTTGTATCTTTTTCGATGCATCCAACAATTTATAAAAAACAGAGTTAAAACAATAATTTACTTCGCTGATTTTTAATTAAATAAAAATTACTTTCATATTAGACAAACAATTTGTAGTTAAAATCTGTACTATTGTAAAAATTTTGTGAAATGTGGAAAAAACAGTTAACGATTCTACTTATTTTATGCTATAATCTTATATTCAGCCAAAGTGTAGTAGGTTTTAAGATTCCAGATTCCCTTAAAAATACAAGTGGGAAGGAGCTTACTGAATCCTATGATAAGGTATTCCGAATTGATAATGTTAAATCAGAACTGTATGCAAATGCAATTCTTCGTAAAGGTAAAATGACCAAAAATTCTAATTTAATTTATGATGGTTATTATAAACTAGCACATGTGAAAGGTCTTGCTTCTGAAAATGGACATCCTTTTGCTGATTCTCTATTGCAAATGACGAAAAATTTTATTTCAAATGAATATCCTGCAAAAGCACATATCATAAAAGGGACCCTATTATATTATGACTTTAAGTATTCGGATGCACTCGATTATTTCATTTCGGCACAAAAACTGGCGAAAGATAAAAATAAAGATCAATTTTTTTACGTAAAAAAACTTATTGGTATTCTAAAAACTGCTACAGGCGAAAATGAGGAAGCGCTTCCTCTCTTTATAGAATATTATCGATATGAAAAAAACAAAATTAACAATAACAATAATGGAGATACAAAAAACTACATAGGATCTATCTTTTCTCTATCAAACAGCTACAGCAAAAATGAAGACTATAATAAAAGTAGATTTTACTCCAATTTAGGTTTAAAAGAATGTCATAAATATAAGGATTATACCTATTACACTTACTTTATACTGTCCGATGGGGTTTCAAACTTCTATTTAAAAAATTATAAAGAGGCGATTAAAAGTTTTTTATCCGTAGAAAAGGAGTTATTAAAGAATAAGGATTATGAAAATTTAGCAATCTCCTATTATTTCCTTGGTAAGACTTATGATCAAACGCAAAAAGAAAAAGAAGCGATCAATTATTTTTTAAAGACTGACTCCTTATCTTTTGCGTTAAATAAATTTCTACCTGTAACCCGTGACGGATATGAAAGACTAATAGATTATTTTAAAAAAGATGGAAATCAGGTTGAACAATTGAAATATATTAATCATTTGTTTTATGCTGATAGTGTAATGGCTCATAACAACAAATATATTGCGAAAGACATTTACAAAAAATATGACACCCCAATATTATTACAGGATAAAGAGCTGCTAATTAATAAACTAGCAAATAAAAACAATTCGTTGCAGTGGTTTCTTCTATTTAGTTCACTATTAGTTCTTGTCTTGACAGTTATATATTTCCGTACGCGAGAGAGATTACGACGATATCAGAAGCAAGCTGTTATTCTTCTGGAGAATGTAGAAATTGAGAATAGTAATAAAGTACGAATCGTAGAAAGTGGTGAGAATAGATTAAATAATAATCAAAAAAACAGAAGCACTTTATCTGAAGAGAATTACCACGACATAAAGACTAAAATAACTCATTTTGAAAGTAGTAAAGGTTTTATACAAAACAATCTAACGTTAGGTAAACTTGCTGAAGATTTAGATACCAACCGTGACTATCTGTCCAAATTTATAAATGAGGAAAAAGGAAAAAATTTCTCTCAATATTTAAACGAGTTAAGAATTAATTACATTCTTCTAGAACTAAAAAATGACAAAAAATTAAGAAAATACACAATTAGTGCTATTGCAAGTGAAGTTGGATTTAGTAATTCAGAATCATTTTCGAATGCTTTTAAACGAACTACTGGAACTTTACCGTCCTTTTACATCAAACTATTGGAAAAAGACCACGAAAACTAAATTACTGATTTTTTTATAATCAAATAATGAAGCACTATTTTTCTTTCTTTTTAATTCTACTTTATGGGTTATCATTTTCTCAAAAAATCGCCATAAAACAATTTTCTGAGAAAATCGATTTTAATCAAATTGAGAGCTTGGTACAACATCTCACGTCTAAAATTCTCCAAAAATATGATGAAAAAGATAAGTCAACCTATTACGATAATATATATAGGATCAGCATTGTCGCTGGTAAATATGATTTAGCACTTACGGAGTTGGATTCGGTTAGAAGTATTTACATGGACAGCAATTCTACGATTGCAAATGCTATGGGGACACAACATGAGATTTATATTAAAACCATTATTAATCCAGCTGCCAAAAATAATTTTGAATATATCTATAAGACTGAATTCAAAAAAAAATATGAAACATTACCTGCTAAATCACAAATTATTTTACCACTGTATTTTAAAGGTGATAGTGATAAAATAAGGAAAGGACTTATAGATTTGCTGCAAAAAGAGTTTATCGGAAAAGATAGTGTTGATGTAAAAACTGCTTTGAAACTTTGCAGAGACTACAACGGTTATATTGTAGCAAATAAATCTTTTCACCTGGCAAATGAATATTTAAAAGAATTTGACGCGGAAAACTTTACGGTCAAAGACAGTATCTTGATAAAAAACAAATCCAATCGCGATATATCTGTCAGAGTAGTAATAAATAATAAAATTAAAAACCCGGAATCTACAATTATCATCAATACAATTTATGCTGATGAAGATGATATCAATGATGCTAAAGTGAGGGCAAGTTATGGCTATAACTGCGTATACATTTATACTCGTGGAAAACATTTAAGCACTGATAAAATTGAACCTTTTGAGCATGAGCAAGAAGATATTAATGAGGTAATTGACTGGATTATAAAGCAACCCTGGAGCAATGGTAAAGTTGGAATGATTGGAGGAAGTTATTTAGGTTTCAGTCAATGGGCAGCAGCCAAAAAATTACATCCAGCTCTTAAAACCATAATTCCTCAAGCCTCTGTGGGAATTGGTTCTATGGATTTCCCTATGAATAACAACGTCTTTGGTTCATATTCTTTAAGATGGCTAAATTATGTTACAAACAATAACACCACGGATGCTGCAAATTTCAGGAATGAAGAAAAGTGGAATTCAATTTATAAAAAATGGTACATAAGTGGACTTCCTTTCAATAAATTAGATTCTATTAGCGGAAACAGAAATGAAGTTTTT
Encoded here:
- a CDS encoding GLPGLI family protein; amino-acid sequence: MKKILFVLLLSSKFLTAQNLTFVYELKFKSNSANENLTTAMYYLDRSEKQSVFRSEKARLSDSLKEKIGYKSVEKMTYDQLYIVKNKENKEVIKNITTPMMNDEFFLTIEDQLVWEVLPEKSKMGEMECQKATVKYGGRNWTAWFDPKIPVQDGPYIFNGLPGLIVKISDDKGDYDFSLAEIKNHNGNKMFNLRKGKEISWENYNKLQKNYYSDPFSEIKSKGVKYKVADENGNPVDMNFKQLTENIQKQMRENNNPIELNHKINYK
- a CDS encoding GLPGLI family protein, with amino-acid sequence MSAILLRVILFLLHKIIFLMLCVFSLTAFAQNATISYELIYKPNPDQKDKIKKQQYKLDILQGKSVFRTETRRASDSLINKTGFGSGYNTDPYFELYLTKEQDHAVIKKHFVSPMSRDRFFIKIEDQLKWKILPETAVIANFNCQKAEVEYGGRNWSAWFTKEIAVSEGPYYFHGLPGLILQIQDEREDYIFTATEIKNLADHSLYETENGKQITWNQFNKILQNYFDSPYSFAKTKGMKVVQDNGNGGTVEINYRERTKETQKMLLENNNPIELNYKIDY
- a CDS encoding GLPGLI family protein; translation: MKYLIIICLILPAIYFSQDTRFTYHYKYVTDTLNKDVSTDEIVVLDFNAKEKKSVFTGLKHIISDSTMTAKSSLGISSFPDISTKVRYVIEKNHIQNLMHFYTTNHLIDPVLKVKDDREMNWEISNEKDSILGFAVQKATIYFAGRYWTAWYTDEIPISDGPYKFYGLPGLILKISDKTNTHLFQILSVKKQRSNYVVLEDKTYEKVKPTSLAVYNRITEDERKSPLATFRNKAFTGEMYFHSNEEKQKFLNEIDRKAKEIEIHDNNPIELNH
- a CDS encoding GLPGLI family protein; this translates as MKKIFSALMLFSFLISFSQYRFHYRYSFIPDGNKKDSIVQDIMTLDVDLSKKESNFYNDAKRYNDSILSKNGAAAVQRLFFLQHNSNLTYNITKDLLKDKMIYHTVYSGIRMKITEKSRPKWALANEEKKIRDYLCQKAETNFKGRNWIAWFTKEIPVSEGPYKFSGLPGLIVEIYDEEKNHEFSLVEVKKNKNAELHDFSKKEKEITQMQLNKLIDDGYKDPNANIKEMHISNSNYTFLLNDGNILKIRKGIKNLDSELSKQMRRMTNSIEIEKRLN
- a CDS encoding TlpA family protein disulfide reductase produces the protein MKKNKKRLFLYLLFFAVFTYSCNNKQTVKIVGDIPNLPDGTVYLFKWSMLDKIDSAATSKGHFEMNYEVKDELPFYIGIFHRDKKNVQRVISYTTNVPKWGSPTFMTDPVIKIKGNLIEYTPGNIITSPDVIFADISISKIQAGRQTEALFNTGDPIFTNNTPGNVNMIKEKLKKYPFSYHILYKLIDNKTVFNSHQTDDFLKLFDDNIKQSKPYKELLEYNNKAKEIGKITFPLLENTQGNRVAMLDPHYKKHLIVFWASWCGPCRLEIPMLKKAYDRNGENIEFISISTDDDKNSWKNALLKEQMPWKQLLIDKKNPSFNDLQILLKFNTAIPYTVLVDSNLKILGSSTGLSSEQYLLKLIKKQ
- a CDS encoding peroxiredoxin family protein — its product is MHRKRYKHFSSNKLKRQCFTKCYKDKGFEIIVFSTDRTLDIANWRKTVDKNNLSWQNVLDENGVEAKKYNINQFPTTFLLDAEGNIIKKNISPEELAQFLEENLKN
- a CDS encoding helix-turn-helix domain-containing protein; the encoded protein is MWKKQLTILLILCYNLIFSQSVVGFKIPDSLKNTSGKELTESYDKVFRIDNVKSELYANAILRKGKMTKNSNLIYDGYYKLAHVKGLASENGHPFADSLLQMTKNFISNEYPAKAHIIKGTLLYYDFKYSDALDYFISAQKLAKDKNKDQFFYVKKLIGILKTATGENEEALPLFIEYYRYEKNKINNNNNGDTKNYIGSIFSLSNSYSKNEDYNKSRFYSNLGLKECHKYKDYTYYTYFILSDGVSNFYLKNYKEAIKSFLSVEKELLKNKDYENLAISYYFLGKTYDQTQKEKEAINYFLKTDSLSFALNKFLPVTRDGYERLIDYFKKDGNQVEQLKYINHLFYADSVMAHNNKYIAKDIYKKYDTPILLQDKELLINKLANKNNSLQWFLLFSSLLVLVLTVIYFRTRERLRRYQKQAVILLENVEIENSNKVRIVESGENRLNNNQKNRSTLSEENYHDIKTKITHFESSKGFIQNNLTLGKLAEDLDTNRDYLSKFINEEKGKNFSQYLNELRINYILLELKNDKKLRKYTISAIASEVGFSNSESFSNAFKRTTGTLPSFYIKLLEKDHEN
- a CDS encoding CocE/NonD family hydrolase translates to MKHYFSFFLILLYGLSFSQKIAIKQFSEKIDFNQIESLVQHLTSKILQKYDEKDKSTYYDNIYRISIVAGKYDLALTELDSVRSIYMDSNSTIANAMGTQHEIYIKTIINPAAKNNFEYIYKTEFKKKYETLPAKSQIILPLYFKGDSDKIRKGLIDLLQKEFIGKDSVDVKTALKLCRDYNGYIVANKSFHLANEYLKEFDAENFTVKDSILIKNKSNRDISVRVVINNKIKNPESTIIINTIYADEDDINDAKVRASYGYNCVYIYTRGKHLSTDKIEPFEHEQEDINEVIDWIIKQPWSNGKVGMIGGSYLGFSQWAAAKKLHPALKTIIPQASVGIGSMDFPMNNNVFGSYSLRWLNYVTNNNTTDAANFRNEEKWNSIYKKWYISGLPFNKLDSISGNRNEVFQRWLQHPRYDQYWKNMIPYKEEFSKINIPILTITGYYDSDQLGALYYFRNHYKYNRNANHYLIIGPYDHSGAQGYIKNELLGYKIAPIAKIDLNEICMEWFDYVLKEKNKPTFFKDKINYQVMGTNQWKHTPSIENFDEHQLRFYLQNQNNQFVLSQSNSKKSGFSKLNINFEDRSDAGELIKQEVKILGSTIYNKNSLTFSTNIFEKPFEFSGNFSGNFKISVNKKDVDLNIKLYELLPDGKYFLLSSYVGRASYSQNPEKRKLLIPNKKATIQIKNNEFISKKIERGSRLIAVIGVNKNPFYEINYGSGKEVSNESIEDAKEPLEIKLYNDSYIKIPISQD